The sequence TTTGTCATTCGAAATATTTTCTACAAAGGGAAGGTTTGGGATTTTTAGAGGCCTCCCATATTGATCAACCAAGATTGCTTTCAGGCCAAGCCATTTCCTTAGTAGCCTGAGAGCTGAGCTGTGTGCTGTAGTAAGGAGCAGAATAGGACAGAAAGAGTCCCAGGgtctgtttttacttttaagGGAAATTGCCAGGGGCCCATTGATTTGCTAACAGGAGACTGCTGCCACTTGCTAAAACAgttttgaaattttaaatattttgaaatgagacttgattaatatttaattaaatacattttcttaagTTGCAGTGCTAAGGTATGTCAAAAGTCTGTGTTGGAttggtctgtctgtcagctagggctgggcaataatcAATTATAgcaatatcatgatataagactagatattgtctgggattttgactacacaaatgtgctgatgatgtgagaaatgccatgtttgATGAATCAATTAAGAGGGaagcacattttaatttcattatacaacctgttgtataatgccgaataaacttccttgtattccttgtattttggatattgtgattATGGCATAAGTTTTGTCTCTTCGTAGTTTTAAATGCTGCAGTACacggatgcaattttctgaccCTGTTAAACTGTTTAAGCTGTTCTGCACCTACGTGGTTATCATATCCTCATCagtaatgattgtttatcaaaaatctcattgagTAACTATATCATGAAAACACCAGCAGTAACCCCAAAAATACAGTGGTAATTGATTTGGTCCATATTGCCCATCCTTACTGTCAGCCTCTCTGTCATTGTCTTCCTAATAACTTGACCTGACTCGTCTTCTTCTCTTAAACTGTTATATTTTTAGGTGGAAGAATTCCCGGGCTGAAGGACAGAAAACCGAGCTGTCCTACTGCAGAAGACACTTCCTCAACCGCACAGCTCTCATCACAAtagaggtaacacacacacacacacacacacacacacacacacacacacacacacacatgcatgcacagtcaGAGAGAACTTCCTTCAGTTAATTAAATGTGCCCTCTCTGCCCCCTACAAGATCCAGTGTTTGATTCTTTCATAGCAATTCAACAGATCCAAGGAGACTCCATTTGGACTAAAAAATCCCAAACCTCCATGAAAAAATCTGGttcacagaataaaataaatgctttgaCACCATGGCCTTCATCAGGTCAAAGAACCAGAACTGGTACGTaaacatgtatgtatgtttgattccttatttatccaggaTGTGAAGCAAGAGCTGATGAAGATGGTGCAGCAGGTCGGTTTCTGGTCGCCTCGCTCTTCCTCGCACTTCAAATCCCAGACAGGCGCTTTATCCAAGCAGCAGATCTCCGTCCTGAACGCGGTGCTGACGGCCGGGCTGTACGACAGCGTGGCCCGGGTCCTCTGCACCCCGTCTGTGGATGTGCTGGAGAGGGTGGCCTGCACCGTGGAGACTCCCCAAGGCAAGGCGCAGGTCCACCCCTCGTCCGTCAACCACAACCTGCAGACCCACGGCTGGCTGCTCTACCAGGAGAAGGTATGGAGGACGGAGGTGTGACACGGTGTGTGTAGGTAATGTTCACTGATGTGTCTCACTTATGTTTATGAATGTCCGTCTGCAGGTGAAATACACTAAGATCTACCTGCGAGACACAACTCTGATATCTCCGTTCCCGATGCTGCTGTTCGGAGGCGACATCGACGTTCAGCACCGAGAGCGCCTCATCACCGTGGACGGGTGGATTCACTTCCAGGTCAGAGGGCGTCTGGGTCGCTTGGTTCAGTTTTCTGCAAAAGCTAAAGAAGTGGATCCTCTTGTTAATTTCACTGATGTGGTCTTCTAAAGGCTCCGGTGAGGATTGGTGTGATCTTTAAACACCTGAGGAAGCTGATGGACTCGCTGCTGGAAAAGAAGCTCGAGAACCCGAAGACGAATCTGGAAGGTAAAACTCAAGCCTCATACCTTGTACACAAACGTCTTTTTCCCTCAGAGTGAGTAATCGAATAGTGAAATGTaactctgctgctgaaaaatctaaataataatgaggGTGCAAAGCGTCATGAATAGGAGTTTCAAGTACATTGAAACACAGGGTTTTTAAAGATGTGCTTTTCGTAAATCTTTTAAATGCAATCCTAGCAAgctatttctgttttctaaaATAATGTCTTCTTCAAGTTAGACTAATTTTTCTGAAATTTCACTATACATACTTCAGGTTGAAGCTGGGGATGTGGCTCAGAAATcacgaaaaaagaaaaaacgatcatttgtttgttgctttgttttggaAGTCAGGACGCCCTTCCTTCAGCTATTTGTGTTTTTggcatttaaaatgatctattctTTGCCTCagttatttcagtgattttaGCTGAAATATTAAACTTGAAGGAAAGTTATTTGAGATTTTTTATACATAatgacaacatttaaaaaattggTTCTCATGCATTCGCTCCATCATTGCTGTCAGCATCTGATTGTGTCTCTGTCCGCTGTAGATGAGCGGACCATCCAGCTGATTCTGGATTTGATCAAGATGGAGCATGCAGTGTGATACCAGGCCTTATGTGCAGCTCAAGAACCTCGTCTTACTCCATCGACCAGCCTTCTCCCAGAACCCTGTTGACAACGTGCTTCCCATTACAGCCCTGGCATCTGTCATGCCGGTGTCCAACCACAGAGCGTGGCCGCGCTGATCAGGTGGTCAGGGCTGCGTTACAGCGACTCCCAGTGGAAAGATGCCGGCACCCTACAGACGCTCTGATCGGTACTAGAGCTGGTACTCACACTGAGGAGGAAATGTATGAAATGTAAAGAGGAAACATATCTgacattcaaaaacaaacaaattgtgACATAAAGTTGTTGCCAAATGTGATGAAATAAAGTcgtattagttttattttaccCCTTCATGTTATCATTTTCTGATTTCACAGCATATTAAAGAagcataccagtgattttacatttatagcgtaatcttttctACTATATAAATGGAGAAatttctgtctgtatgtgtgtctgtggatcGATTATCTGTGCAACTGTACATTGAGTTCAAACTTGGCAGGTGTGTTGCTGAGGACCCTTGGCAGTGCAGTGGCAAGTATGAGTATTTATGGTTCAAAAGCTGTAAAAATCCGTTTTATAATGTTAATCTTAAAGTTATGTTGACTGGGAACGAAACGCAGGGCACACGCAACATATGCAAGTATATTTCTAGGCTTTCAACCACAGATTCAtgactgtgtgtatgcaaaAAGCCAGAATGTGAGTGAGAATTCTTTTGGTCAGATTAATATAAAGCCTTGCACCACTGATTGACTGCAGGTGTATAGTGCAGCAGCCTGTTTGAAGACACAACCAGCAACCTACGACCAGAAGTTGTCGGGCCTCTTTgctccatttaagggcttcatgctgattggctgaaacagatctacctgaacaagGCGTGCATGAAGGTATGTGCACCTTAGCcggatcaggtgtgcaagagtagagctggaacaaaaacctgcggGACAGGAggcccttgaggactggtttgggaaccactgttgCAGCCTATGAAGGTATTGCAGCTCCTAATTATTCCAGTGGGGGGCGACAGTGTGCAGAGGCCAGAAAACTAAACCAGAGCTCTTCTCACTCTGCTGGTCAGACAGCAgccctccatctgtctgtcagcctgtgttACAACAGAAACATTTGCCAAAAGGGTTGATCAGGGGTCATCGAATCAGCAGCGTGAAAAGGAAACGTCTTTCAGTTCAATTCTTTATTGTCATGTCAATACAGTCGATAGGAATTTGCCTCAGTGCAGCTcttaaaaaagacaacaaaaaaaacaaaacacaataaagtagATCTGTGATCAGAGTTCAACCAGAGCTGTGAGTGAGATCAGCCCAGACTGCATATGGAACCCATTAAAAGAACTGTTAGAAGTTTTCCCTTCCATGATAATcccttttatttaattatttattaattattaattatttatttattatttaattagtATTATTTAATTAGTTAATTCATAGTTTCATTTTCCATCAGTAAGTGTTTCTTTGGAACAAACTTAAAGGCAAATAAGCTTATTGGTTCAAAGTGGAATAAATTCTGAAGTTCTGCCTTCTTCACACAGACTGGGGAGACGATTCATATACTTAAcatctcatcttttcccaaagcaagcagttatATTTTAGGgctccagtatcatttttcccACCTTTCACCCAGCCCTTGGTTTGCATTCATTCCagtacgatatgaaaatgaactctcagagacttcaaacttcacaccagtattccagcACCGTAATGAAGTCGTCCgcattcgttttcctaaaagcagcagcaaattggaaagaaaatagtccctgtAGAAacttgctttccacagccaattatcagttctgtggtttatgaatggtgacgacaATGTGGGTGTTTTgaccaaaaatttaaatttgaaaattgaggaatttcaatTTGGGTCTTTTAGTATCCCTGCTATATCTGCACAGTGATttattgcaatgtaaaacaTGGGCAAATTGTAGTAAAgcggccaaacattcaaaatcactggtgtagTCCTTTTTATATAAAATGAGAGTACCATCTATAACTACTCTgtacagcttgtgtgtgtgtgtgtgtgtgtgtgtgtgtgtccttatttGCAATGTAGAAAAGATGCTGTTATGTAACACACGCTGCATGGCTGACAAATGCAGATTCTGTTTGAGAATAGAGGAAGAGGTGAAGAGAAAACTTTCCAGCACATATGGGCTTGTATTAACGAGAAACTGAGGCACACGTAAGAATTTGTGCCAAACTATGAGATTCAGCCCAAGTACCAAAGCTGTCATCACACCCAGGGATACAGGTGACTGACCCGACCTGACCTGCCACTCCTCTGGTTTACAGCATGTTCTACAAATCAAATGTGTGCTTAACCATGCATAAATAAAAGGAAGTAAAAGTGCCATTATTGCAATAACAACggtcctctgtgtgtttgaacagaGCTGTATATGGAAATGCACGTAAAATACTTCTAATTACTGTAATGTCAATCTTGGGTGTTGGTAAGCTAAATTTGTGCACATTATTATTGAAATGTTCTGGTTAGCATTTCAACCTTGCTCAGCAGGAGAATGAAGGAAAGTGATTTTGAGTTAAGTGGAAAttctttgcatgtgttttgtttgtattttttctttgtattttaggATTTATTTTTGCCACGATGTGGTTTCCTTAATCCACACGACTACACTGTGACTAAATGAAGTCGTTTGAGTGAGCCGTAACAGTAGCTTCCAGTCATGAGACCAGTGTCAGTCACTTGACCGCTACATGCTGCGCTCACAATAAccaagaggaaatgaaaacagacaaacagatgacACATTACATCCTTAATCCATAAACTGTGGAAAATCACAGGCTGAATTTTGTAACGtgtacacaaaaataaatagatatttgTGTATAAAGTAAGGTGCGGCTTTGCTGAATAAATATTCTTGTACAGCATGCATCAACGTATAAATCAGGAAATGACTTAGCTTCTCCATGTGTGTGCACTTCATTAGGCCTGCTCTACAGACTGTGGCCATGATCTCtgaaatgtattattatgtGGAAGTCACTATTTTTGTGATTactactttgttttgtgttgattCACTGTGTGATCTGCATCACTGTAAGAAATATCTTACCATCAAACGTTTACTGTACTGTTTAGAACACAGTTATGTCTTCAGTGTTACCCTACCATTAAAATAGGTAGGTACTTATTTACACAGTTAGGACAGACAGTGAAGAATTAGTCATCTGGTACACTTAATGCGTGTAAACTTCATGCTAAATTACAGCACTGCACATCATATGACTTCTCCGGCAGGTCTGTGTTAGTAGCGGATAACGCTGTACCCCTGATCTTGCACTGTTGAGTAGATTGTATCATCTGCGGGCGAAGCAAAtggaaaagcagaaacacataAATGATTAGAATCTCAATTATGCAGTGTGCAGTGACCACTTCGCTGACGACACTGCCACAGGCTCCAACCCCACTGGCctacttcctgttgtttttctaaTAATGGCACGACATAAAGTGACTTAattatggattaaaaaaaaaacaaaaaaaaaacagtgcatctTCATTTCATGCAGCTTATCATAAACTTTAGATGTTGTAATTGCAATAACATGACGTACCTCTGCTGTCATTGGCTGGAGTAGGTAATGGTCCCCTCCTGCAAGATCACAAAACAAGGTAAACCATGGGACTGCAACTCCAAAAGATTATTATAAgaacagctgcagagagagatggatggatccTCGTGTCCCTTTCTCTCCTTACCTGCCGAATGGAGGGAGCTGTCTCGGGGGCGGGGCTAAACCTGGAGTTTTCTGGCCACTGTAGAAGTTTTCATACACAACTAGGGCTGTCGGAGCAGAGTGAGCCAAACGGTGATATTAGACACAACGTTGTTTACTGGCAACTGAGAAGGTTTTGTCGCAAGccagtcaccagaataaaatgttgccatttcacgttttactgtcacatttttacatttttttcatttgaaaaaaacagagtcaacATTTCGGACAATTGCATGAAACTACatcaacatttctgaaccaaGACTTTTAGCCATTGTGATGGAGCCTGTGTCAGCGTCATGTGACTGttaacattcacacatgcatgaataCTACCTAATGCTTGTCAGCTACTTTAGCTATGCACTTTTATTTGCCTGGTTAGctgttagccaccaaaaccactaggaaaaggtcatgtttACATAAATTTCCATCGTCATGGtcaaggttaagaaaaggtcttggttgaggttaggaaaatgtttgctgtcttggttaaggttacacAAATGTTCCTGGTGATGGGTAAGGTGAGGAacaggtcatggttaaggttaggaaaatctTTGTcattatggttaaggttagtacAAGGTCATGTTAATGTTACAAAAATGTTTGTAGTCATGGTTAAGGgtaggaaaaggtcatgttaAGGTGAGCTAATGTTCACTAATTACAGCTagtgaatgaaaacaaacatgacatgagACTTGACCCCTGGTCTGAAGAAGCAAACTCATCCATCTGCCACTCTGCCTACCTCATAAAACAGtgattttgcttattttattcTACATCATGAAACTTCATCatgaaaaagtgacatttcatttcagcaacATAACATACCGATTTTCCCTGGTGGCTGTTTTTTATATAGCGgttgggcttgtgtgtgtgtgtgtgtgtgtgtgtgttgtgctgtgtgccACTACACAGCATTTGGTAAGCTGTAATATCACCTGTGACTCAGTCTGCATTCATACCTGGTGGTTTGTCGCCAGTCTGTCTGAGGTTTACAAAGTGTTCAATGTCTTCCTGGATGTCACACTGCTCCAGCGACTTCCTCACTTCCTCATACAGCTacacacacgcagtcacacccaacacacacacacacacacacacacacacacacacacacacacgcacacacacacacacacacacacacacacacacacacacacacaaagacagtaCACAATGTCAAAATTTACAAAGAGTCATCTGTGTGGATACTGTGAGGTTTCTGTGGTGGCAAGTTTAacatttaaagttaaagttagaATCTGAAAGTATGATGCTAcacagttgtttgtttgttggtttttttggtattttgcaAATGACTTAGAAATTCCCGTAACTGTGTGGGCATACCTCATCACTGGTAACACACTGCTGGGAGAGCTGGTTGAGGTGAGTCCAAACTGTGTTCCTCAAAATGCTGATCCGCTCCATGGCCTGTTTTTCAAACATCTGCAGGTAAAGCATGGAGAAACGTTCAACTCTGCATGTGTTATGCATTATGCATGTTACGTTCAAATGATTGCGCTCTCGTGGAAATCCCAGGTTTAAGCTTCATTTTTGCAAACTGTCTCGAGGCTTGAGTCTTACCTCACAGGCCTTGGCATGTTCCTTCATCCAGTCCTCACTAATTTTTGCCAGTGTGGTCACATTCTGCAGGTATATCCTGTCtgccagacaaacacacatccagcaACAGCATGAATACACAACCATCTGAATACGTAAATACGACAGATGCGGCAGATGCCTTTTTCACAATTGCACTGGCCAATCAGTAATGTTAATgttggtatatatatatatatatatatatataaaaaatactgaaagaaATGACAAGCTATTGTGCTTACAGTTCATTTATCTTTAAGCTGACCTTCATTGACCCTCATTAAAGTCCAAGTGAATTCCAGCGTTGATCACATGATTGACATTTCAACAATATTTCCGATCAAATCGTGGCAATGAACACGTAATCAGGGTGAGTTTAGTGGTGTGTGTCAGAATCTGAGCTGTCCCCTCACACTCACAGTGTATTGCCAGCCAGCATGTGATCTGCTAAAGATTTACAAAGTTAATAATAAGGAACTTACCAGCTTCTTCTGCATTCTGTTTAGCTTGCTGCGCTTTGGAGTGGAGCTGAAAGACGGCAGGGAGAGGACACTGAGTGTATCTTAAACAGTGAAATATTCATTGCGCCATCTTAAAGCTGCACAATTAATATTCAGCATCTCCAGCCTCAGTGGCAGCTCATTTCACTCGTTTGCTGCCGTACCTTCTCTATGTgcttggtgttgttggtgttggtgtttcGGTTCACATTTTGATCGGCTTCTTCTTTATCTCGACACTTCTGTTCGTAGGTCTTCTTTGACTGGGGGCATCAGCAGGGTAATATTTAGCATTGGCGTCAGAGTACATAAAAGCATTAAAAGTTTGTctatcaaattttttttttacacaaaataaGTGTAGTGAAATAGGTGGGAAAGGAGGGTGGCACTAACAGAACATTTGACACACTCAGCCTAAACAAAGCCCAATCTCTTGTGAAGATCTGCCCATATTGAGGTTGGCTGAGCAGAAGGccatattcataaaaaaacTACTTTGCATacccacatgcaaacaaacaagacaaagccAGAACTGCCTCTAAATTTACACTGGCTGTTTAATCTTGTGTGGGAGGTTAATCTGAACATGATCACAGCTGCAACACAAATATCAAAGTGTCATGGAAGAATACATTGCCCCCAAGAATTGTTTGGAGTTTTATCATCTAATATGTGTTTGCCACGCTCTCCACACTCCACACCCTCCCTCAGTCCACCTGTTACTTTTCCACCTTTGTCCTTCCTCTCTTGCTCTACTCACTCTCCACTCTATATTGAAACTAGAGCATGTACATAATCCATAATCAGCATGTTCTTATTCTGCATATGAATAATCCATTAGAAGTAGTTCCTCTTTTGGCGAGGGTTTTTATGATGGCTAAAGATGCCTTTTGGTTCACTTCCCAGAGTGGTCAAGAGAACTTCTCTTTCCGAAGAGGAAGGACCAAAATGGAATAAGAACGGCGATGTCACTGTTGTCACACAACATCTGAAATTAGTCTTACAGTAAATGAAAGATGAAATATAACACTTTTGCGTCGCACAGTGTGACATTGTTGAAATACTTCTGGTTTCCattctgtcctctgtgtttcaTTCTGTCATTCGAGAGGCCAAGCCACCTAATTAAAACCATCTTTGTTTTGGATGTTTATTCATAGGCTAGAGAATATATTTTAGTTATGATATGACAGTTTAACCATTTCTCCTAAGTGATGCATGTGACTGATGCAACTGTCCCTCAGGAACAGTGGTAGAGTGGCCACGTAGTAACTTAAATCTCAGGTTAAGCCTGTATCAAATACCTTCAGATAACACTGAAAGGTCTGTTTTAGTAAATCAATGGCATGCTGTGCAAAGTGCAGTAAATGGGGCATGGTGCAGGCGCACTTTGGcagtttttttgtgatttggtgGCCATGCATTTGGAAACCGCTGGGTTAGAGGGAATACATTATCTGTGGGTGTGGCGGGCCTGGCTCAGTCATAGCCAATCAAATCACCTCTTTTCCTATCAGGCCACATGCAAATATATGGCACCTTAAATAAGTCTGGAACCCATTAGTATTGAACCCGAGATAAAGAAAATTGCTAAGGAGAGTAGAAATCAGAAGCAGAGGTCATCTGTGCTCTCAAAAAAACAGTTTGGCTTATCTATTAATTGCCTCAGTGTGTCCATGTTTTATCTTCGCTAGATGCACTGCAACTTATTTCAGAGCAGGGAACAAAACAGTATTGCACAAACTGGATGCAAGGCGAGCTGTTTCCTGTTATCTCAAGTTTCCACTAACTGGAAACCAGGTGCTAGGTCTATGCATGTAATGCTTGGTAGAATGACGTTAAACTTAAATCAGCTATCAAAGGCAGATGATGCTAAAATAGCTTGAGAGGAGATCACACATTTGGTTAACACGTTTTTCTGTTCTTATGAACCAATGCCCAATTTAGCGAACAGTTTGCACCAAAAGCCACAAAAGTGCATAGAGCATGCCTCTACTTAGCACCATGCACTTTTGACTTGGTCTGAGCAGGCAGCTAAGGTCAGTGAAAATCCTAGTAATCTCTATACCAAacctgcactgcactgtttgaTCACAACTGAAACACTCCCTCCTGCGCCTGCTCTCTCACTTCGGTACAGTCAAGTTCAAGATGAGTCATCAAAAATCCAACGGGTGCAGGTGACACCTAAGAAAAATGCCACTTCATCGGTACAAAGCCATGCCATTCACCACAGGCAATCACAAAAGCAGAGCCCGAATGCTGTGAAAAGCACAGAGGCCTTGTCCTCCTACTTACATCCATGGTTTTCTTGAACTGCGACGCCTTCTGTTTATGGATAACATCCATCTGTTGTTCGATCTGTAATGACAGGGTTGCGTCTTGTACGGTAACCAAACTTGATGTGTTGTACTGGCAAAAACACCATGATCACCACAGTCCATGACAGTGCTGGTAAATCCACCCACCTTTTTCCTggcctctttttgtttttctctgaaatccTCCAGCTTCTTGGCCTCCTCCCTCATGGTCTGTGCCAGTTGTAGGTGCGACAGACTCACATGTTCAGTCTCTACAAGTGCAGAAACATCGTGACCGTCAACAACATGGACTGGCACTATGAATAATGGCAGCATGCTGAATAGGTAGTTGACTCAAAGACTTACGGAGTTTGAACATGTCCAGGGATCTCTTCAGTGTGCTTGGAAAACAATATCAAACAATATATTATAGGGGGAAATTGACTTCATACAACTTTGTGTGCTAacttgcacacatacataccacTGATTCCAATGCTTAATCACAGAAAATAAGCACACACTCCTTTGTAAACACTCAACAAAATGATTGCACACTGCAGCGCGGATGTATCAGTAGGCTCTTGAACACAGATTAGAGAGATAATGCTCTCTCCATCACCcagctcccctccccctcccttccttccttttcccaTCACTTCCAAATATAAACAGCTAGCTCTAAACCACAAGCCCATGTTGATCATGTGTCCACTgacagaatgagacagagacatgCAAATACACTTCAGATGATACAGGAGGACAAACATAAACCGTATTGTCTGTGCAACTGAAGTGAGCATTATTATGCCAATGCAAAGCGCACAATAATACATTCACGGTTGAGTTTTGTCCatgtaacaaaatgaaacaccaGCTGAAGTTTTGCATTTGCGTGTTTATATTCTCAAATGTATACAGAGTAGAACATCTCACTATCTACCTTGCACTGAGTACAGAATTAATGGTGACCCGATGTGCTTTGATCTCTTTCTGCATAATCCTGAATCCCATATAACATGAAACAAAaggtttttcatttcttttaatttcttttcatttctttcatttcttggtcatttcttttcatttcttggtCATTTCATCATATTTTCTGCTGCACAATGTAAGTAGAGCTGGTTAAACGGAGCCGCTTGAGCCGTGAGGTTGCT comes from Myripristis murdjan chromosome 12, fMyrMur1.1, whole genome shotgun sequence and encodes:
- the pstpip2 gene encoding proline-serine-threonine phosphatase-interacting protein 2 — protein: MKNLHFKDYFWNSDLTSTAGYDAIIQFLGDGRRTCKEVEDFMKARAAIEEKYAKDLLGLSKKVCGHNEMNTLKRSLDMFKLQTEHVSLSHLQLAQTMREEAKKLEDFREKQKEARKKIEQQMDVIHKQKASQFKKTMDSKKTYEQKCRDKEEADQNVNRNTNTNNTKHIEKLHSKAQQAKQNAEEADRIYLQNVTTLAKISEDWMKEHAKACEMFEKQAMERISILRNTVWTHLNQLSQQCVTSDELYEEVRKSLEQCDIQEDIEHFVNLRQTGDKPPALVVYENFYSGQKTPGLAPPPRQLPPFGRRGPLPTPANDSRDDTIYSTVQDQGYSVIRY